One genomic window of Elaeis guineensis isolate ETL-2024a chromosome 2, EG11, whole genome shotgun sequence includes the following:
- the LOC140855461 gene encoding LOW QUALITY PROTEIN: uncharacterized protein At4g38062-like (The sequence of the model RefSeq protein was modified relative to this genomic sequence to represent the inferred CDS: inserted 1 base in 1 codon), which yields MEEVYKELEDLRSEMETLKEEYRLKCQLSENLRRAHDEQVDRLQEAKAKIEKQEREIDSKAEEICSVKQICENLKSSFAEKETALKSLDLANENLRTSFREKMRNLEGENKELALALDEANAKREEQERMMCSYLEEIEGLKSLLSVSQRRCSDAEHRAQAPREVRRRDEMLLQLEEEKGEVENQLKWKIEQFRHLEEAHSKLQDEFWAAKREWGSERSNLLDEIHTLQMNLDSQTRVVEDLRSQLNMCNQALAHEESRRKLLEVQMSESKALHDNVVLEYEEARSTIEALTTRRDEEIASLRNALSIKATALKEMEYTRYQIEQXNEELRESLKEHQEAQINGVGAAASLKTLRQKFKALEQAHRGCSEKLKARAIELKTQMEKLGMNLDECLSQLSSRDKQLQELQIELEGSHSLLMQQKLENEEMSVVLMVVKSKFLQSCSKIETLKHEAEHHGAKVEERIALMTKQLEKKDIALIQAQAKAMQEHEMVDSLQSRTEYLESIEQKHALVLKELDTYKGMLEESCRNFDRLKEQASQKENNLQEDLRKASNVLEQANYALAEKTSELNKVEFELEQWKLVVERMEMIKSDLEIQLNKYEDERQAATRELEVALLARMQAEKSLMEEKENFHQIAEERDKIVEELRQCIVCMEEDNARRASQKESKLQEDLRKASNALEQANYALAEKTSQLNKVEFELEQQKLVTKQMEKIKSDLEAQLNKYHDERQAATRESEVALLAKMQAEKSFMEEKEKFHQKTEERDNIIEELRQHIVCMEGDNARRASQKESNLQEDWRKASYALDLANYALADKTSELNKVEFELEQQKLVMEQMEKMKSDLETQLDRYHDERQAATRELEVACLAKIQAEKSLMEEKENFRHMTEERDKILEELWQHIICMEEDNARRESEVATPVKLEAEKITEKHKKKFLEFAEDVNRRLKGIETKFDLLEQNCVLRESETLMTLEQEKVKWFKVMKEKENIIAGVQKHVLSLEQNITQFVEAAAASNLADKQLEICKLYEALQKFAADYLLDELEIQFKNMWIAELETEISTLQWKLKVEEKLSLDSKKCVERLKAEIATVRLEKEKEQILVLKELKSMQSNKRTLEDQLGQCTANIKTLRDIVAHFTSEREKLVGQIMGFNEIICMIFHMDEDLTRTWDRVMQKAGNEDSMKTSDREDLFSSSKLDGRNCISPSRNKAGLATDRRSPWKEYNC from the exons ATGGAAGAAGTTTACAAGGAGTTGGAGGATTTGAGGTCGGAGATGGAGACGCTCAAGGAAGAGTACCGGCTAAAATGTCAACTGTCTGAGAACTTGAGGAGAGCTCACGACGAGCAAGTCGATAGGCTCCAAGAAGCAAAGGCCAAGATTGAGAagcaagagagagagattgattcaAAGGCAGAGGAAATTTGTTCGGTGAAGCAGATATGCGAAAATTTGAAATCTAGTTTTGCCGAAAAAGAAACAGCCTTGAAGAGTCTGGATCTGGCAAATGAAAATTTGAGGACCAGCTTTAGGGAGAAGATGAGGAATCTGGAAGGGGAGAACAAAGAGCTTGCATTGGCTTTGGATGAAGCCAATGCTAAAAGAGAAGAGCAGGAGAGGATGATGTGTTCATATCTAGAAGAGATTGAAGGGCTCAAGAGTCTTCTGTCAGTGTCTCAGAGGAGGTGTTCTGATGCGGAACATAGGGCTCAGGCACCCAGAGAAGTGAGGAGGCGAGATGAAATGTTACTGCAATTAGAGGAGGAGAAAGGGGAAGTTGAGAACCAGCTCAAATGGAAGATTGAGCAGTTCAGGCATCTTGAGGAAGCTCACAGTAAGCTTCAAGATGAGTTTTGGGCAGCTAAAAGGGAATGGGGTTCGGAGAGATCCAACTTGCTTGATGAGATTCATACTTTGCAGATGAATTTGGATTCTCAAACTAGAGTGGTGGAAGACCTTCGTTCTCAGTTAAACATGTGCAACCAAGCTCTAGCACATGAAGAAAGCCGAAGAAAATTGCTGGAGGTTCAAATGTCTGAATCAAAGGCACTGCATGACAATGTTGTCTTGGAGTATGAGGAGGCCAGATCGACAATTGAAGCACTGACAACGAGGAGAGATGAAGAGATTGCCTCTTTAAGGAATGCATTGTCTATCAAAGCAACAGCCCTTAAAGAAATGGAATATACAAGATACCAAATCGAAC GAAATGAGGAGTTGCGGGAATCTTTGAAGGAACATCAAGAAGCGCAAATCAATGGAGTGGGTGCTGCTGCTTCTTTGAAGACTTTGCGTCAGAAATTTAAAGCTTTGGAGCAAGCCCACAGAGGTTGTTCTGAGAAACTGAAGGCTAGAGCAATTGAATTGAAAACCCAGATGGAGAAACTCGGGATGAATTTGGATGAATGCTTATCCCAGCTAAGTTCCAGAGATAAACAGCTTCAGGAGTTGCAGATTGAGTTAGAAGGCAGCCATTCCTTATTAAtgcaacaaaaattggagaatgaAGAGATGTCGGTGGTGCTTATGGTAGTGAAATCGAAATTTTTGCAGTCCTGCTCAAAGATTGAAACATTGAAACATGAGGCGGAACATCATGGTGCAAAAGTCGAGGAAAGAATTGCTCTTATGACTAAACAATTGGAGAAGAAGGACATTGCTCTTATTCAAGCTCAGGCCAAGGCTATGCAGGAACATGAGATGGTAGACTCATTGCAAAGCAGGACTGAATATCTAGAATCTATTGAGCAGAAGCATGCTCTGGTGCTGAAAGAGCTTGACACATATAAAGGGATGCTAGAAGAATCATGCAGGAATTTTGACCGCCTAAAAGAACAAGCTTCTCAGAAGGAAAACAACCTTCAGGAGGATTTGAGAAAAGCTTCAAATGTTCTAGAACAAGCAAATTATGCTCTTGCTGAGAAAACCAGTGAGCTGAACAAAGTGGAATTTGAATTAGAGCAATGGAAACTGGTTGTGGAGCGGATGGagatgatcaaatctgatttggaaatTCAACTGAACAAATACGAAGATGAGAGGCAAGCAGCTACGAGGGAATTGGAGGTTGCTTTGCTGGCCAGGATGCAAGCGGAAAAGTCTCTCATGGAAGAGAAGGAGAATTTTCACCAAATAGCAGAAGAGAGAGACAAGATTGTAGAAGAGCTTCGGCAGTGCATTGTTTGTATGGAAGAAGATAATGCCAGGCGAGCTTCTCAGAAGGAAAGCAAACTTCAGGAGGATTTGAGAAAAGCTTCAAATGCTCTAGAACAAGCAAATTATGCTCTTGCTGAGAAAACCAGTCAGCTGAACAAAGTGGAATTTGAATTAGAGCAACAGAAACTGGTTACCAAGCAGATGGagaagatcaaatctgatttagaagCTCAACTGAACAAATATCATGATGAAAGGCAAGCAGCAACAAGGGAATCGGAGGTTGCTTTGCTGGCCAAGATGCAAGCTGAAAAGTCTTTCATGGAAGAGAAGGAGAAATTTCACCAAAAAACAGAAGAGAGAGACAATATTATAGAAGAGCTTCGGCAGCACATTGTTTGTATGGAAGGAGATAATGCCAGGCGAGCTTCTCAGAAGGAAAGCAACCTTCAGGAGGATTGGAGAAAAGCTTCATATGCTCTAGACCTAGCAAATTATGCTCTTGCTGACAAAACCAGTGAGCTGAACAAAGTGGAATTTGAATTGGAGCAACAGAAACTGGTTATGGAGCAGATGGAGAAAATGAAGTCTGATTTAGAAACTCAACTGGACAGATATCATGATGAAAGGCAAGCAGCAACAAGGGAACTGGAGGTTGCTTGTCTGGCCAAGATACAAGCTGAAAAGTCTCTCATGGAAGAAAAGGAGAATTTTCGCCACATGACAGAAGAGAGAGACAAGATTTTAGAAGAGCTTTGGCAGCACATCATTTGTATGGAAGAAGATAATGCCAGGCGAGAGTCAGAAGTTGCGACTCCGGTCAAGTTAGAGGCTGAGAAGATCACTGAAAAGCACAAGAAGAAATTTCTTGAATTTGCAGAGGATGTGAacaggagattgaaaggaatagaaaccaaatttgatttgctaGAACAAAACTGCGTGCTGAGAGAGAGTGAAACTTTGATGACCCTCGAGCAAGAGAAAGTGAAGTGGTTTAAAgttatgaaagaaaaagagaacatAATTGCTGGTGTTCAAAAGCATGTTTTATCACTTGAACAAAATATCACCCAGTTTGTTGAAGCTGCTGCTGCTTCAAATCTTGCAGACAAACAACTTGAGATCTGCAAGCTCTATGAGGCTTTGCAGAAGTTTGCAGCAGATTACCTGCTTGATGAGCTGGAAATCCAGTTCAAGAACATGTGGATTGCTGAACTGGAAACAGAAATTAGCACTCTCCAGTGGAAATTGAAGGTTGAAGAAAAATTATCACTTGATTCAAAGAAGTGTGTAGAGCGACTTAAAGCCGAAATTGCAACGGTGAGGTTGGAAAAGGAGAAAGAGCAAATTCTAGTTCTGAAGGAACTTAAAAGCATGCAGAGTAACAAAAGAACTTTGGAGGACCAGCTAGGACAGTGTACAGCCAACATAAAAACCCTTCGTGATATCGTTGCACATTTTACATCAGAAAGGGAAAAGTTAGTTGGGCAAATAATGGGGTTCAATGAAATTATATGCATGATATTTCATATGGATGAAGACCTTACTAGAACTTGGGATAGGGTCATGCAGAAAGCTGGGAATGAAGACAGTATGAAAACTTCTGATAGGGAGGATCTGTTCAGCTCCAGCAAACTAGATGGGAGGAACTGTATCTCCCCTTCAAGGAACAAAGCAGGACTAGCTACTGATAGAAGATCACCTTGGAAGGAGTATAACTGCTGA